The stretch of DNA GCAGGGGCGGGAATTCATCTTTCGAGTCAAGCATCCTTTCGGGAAAGTCCCAAGGAGTTAATTGACGAAGTTTGGCAGGTGATCCATAAAAGTTATGTGGATGGAACCTTTAATCAAGTGGACTGGACGGCTGTTCGCACTGAATATTTAAACCGCAACTACACCAGCGACGAACAAGCCTACACCGCTATTCGGGAAATGTTGAAGAAGCTCGATGACCCCTACACGCGCTTCATGAACCCCGAAGAATTTAAAAATATGCAAATTGATACGTCTGGGGAATTAACCGGGGTCGGGATTCAATTAACCCAAGATGAAGAAACGAAAAAATTAGTGGTGATTTCTCCCATTGAAGGTTCTCCTGCATTTACCGCCGGAGTTCAAGCCCAAGATATTATTAGTGAAATTGATGGTCGCAGCACCGAGGGAATGGATATTAATGAAGCGGTGACTTTAATTCGCGGGCCAGTGGGAACAAAAGTTAATATTAAAATATTACGGGGAGATAAACCTTTAGATTTTAATATTACTCGCGATCGCATTGAAATTCATCCGGTTCGTGCGTCTAAAAATACAAGTTCGGCGGGAGAAATTGGTTATATTCGCTTAAATACTTTTAGCGCGAATGCGTCTGAAGAAATGCGCGAAGCCATTAACGATTTAGAGAAACAAAATGTGGCGGGTTATATCCTTGATTTACGTTCAAATCCGGGGGGATTACTCTATTCTAGCATTGAAATTGCTCGAATGTGGTTAAATCAAGGAGATATTGTTTCTACGGTTGATCGTCAAGGGGAAACAGACCGTCAAAAAGCCAATAATCGGGCGTTAACCAATAAACCCTTAGTGGTTTTAGTAGATGGGGGTTCAGCCAGCGCCAGTGAAATTTTATCCGGTGCATTACAAGATAACAAACGAGGGGTTATAGTGGGAACAAAAACCTTTGGGAAAGGGTTAGTTCAATCTGTCCGAGGAGTGGGAAATGGTTCGGGTTTAGCTGTCACCATTGCGAAATATTTTACCCCCAGTGGTCGAGATATTAACCATGAAGGAATTCAACCGGATATTAAAGTTGAACTCACCGAAGCCCAACGAGATGAGTTAAGAAAAGATCGGACAAAAGTAGGAACAACGGCTGATCCTCAATATGTTAAAGGGTTAGAAATTCTCAAGGGCGAAATTGCTAAAACAAAACAAGGAACTCAAGCTCAATCTAAGTAATTAGAAGCCAGAAGATAGGGGCGAGAACACTCGCCCTTAATGATTAATGATAACATTTTCTGTGAAAATTCTGAGAAAATTGAAGATGAAATCCTTAAAGGGGCGCTACAGATAAAATTTATGGCTAGCAAATTCCGCAAATCTGGTTATCATCCGATTCGCAAGCTCAAAGTAATCTTAGCAGGTCTTCATATTGCGATCGCAACGGAGTTTAGTGTTGCTTACAAAGTCATTTTATCTGTCGTCGTCTTAGTTATTGCTGTGATTTTTAGCCAATGGCCGGATCTCATATTTATTTTTTTAGTGACGGGGCTAATGTTAATCGCTGAATTATTCAATAGTGCCATTGAAGGTTTATGTGATTTTTTGGAACAACAGTATGATGAGAAAATTCGCGCTATCAAAGACATTTCTGCTGCTGCTGTTGGCATCAGTATTTTAATTTGGGCAGTGGCTTTAATTTTTGAAAGCCACCATCTGTGGTCATTATTCAATTTGTTGATTCCCTAGAAAATTTTTCAAACAACCAAACACCATCTCGATAATATTTTAATTTAAAATGAGGGTGATTTTGTAAACGTTTTACTAACCCGATGATTAATTCAGGAGAACTCGGCCATCCGGGGTGACGTTGGTTTAATAAGACG from Planktothrix sp. FACHB-1365 encodes:
- the ctpC gene encoding carboxyl-terminal processing protease CtpC, encoding MVISRSGLVLGATAVMLTAVAVAGAGIHLSSQASFRESPKELIDEVWQVIHKSYVDGTFNQVDWTAVRTEYLNRNYTSDEQAYTAIREMLKKLDDPYTRFMNPEEFKNMQIDTSGELTGVGIQLTQDEETKKLVVISPIEGSPAFTAGVQAQDIISEIDGRSTEGMDINEAVTLIRGPVGTKVNIKILRGDKPLDFNITRDRIEIHPVRASKNTSSAGEIGYIRLNTFSANASEEMREAINDLEKQNVAGYILDLRSNPGGLLYSSIEIARMWLNQGDIVSTVDRQGETDRQKANNRALTNKPLVVLVDGGSASASEILSGALQDNKRGVIVGTKTFGKGLVQSVRGVGNGSGLAVTIAKYFTPSGRDINHEGIQPDIKVELTEAQRDELRKDRTKVGTTADPQYVKGLEILKGEIAKTKQGTQAQSK
- a CDS encoding diacylglycerol kinase, producing the protein MASKFRKSGYHPIRKLKVILAGLHIAIATEFSVAYKVILSVVVLVIAVIFSQWPDLIFIFLVTGLMLIAELFNSAIEGLCDFLEQQYDEKIRAIKDISAAAVGISILIWAVALIFESHHLWSLFNLLIP